Within Flagellimonas maritima, the genomic segment CTCCTTCGCTCTATTCAATCTAAATGCAGAACAATTCCTATAAAATAGCGCCACATCTACAACAGCGTATTTCTGCTGATCAAGCCTTTCACTATAGAATCGTGCCGGTGGGTATCGAGGGGGATACACTTCGGCTTAAGACCGATAGTGAATCCTTACAGGAACTTTTGACCGAGCTTAACATTGTTCTGAATTCCCATGTTTTGTTAGAGCAATGCCAAACGGGAGAAATGCAGCAATATTTGACCGCAAACTACAGGCAACATGCAAAGACGGAAATATCCCAACTAGGATATTCGAAGGATTTTTTGAAAAGAATATTGCTTGAGGCCAAAGGTATAGGGAGCAGCGACATTCATTTTGAACCCTATGAGGACAGGTGTAGGGTTAGATTACGGATGGATGGCAAATTATTGGAATATTACACCATTCCTATTAAGGATTATCCTACCATGGTCAACAAAATAAAGATAAGGGCCAATCTGGACATTGCGGAGAAACGGTTGCCACAAGACGGGAGGATTAGTGTAAACTCCAATGGGCAAGATTTCGATATACGGGTTTCTTCATTACCAACATTACATGGTGAAAAATTGGTTTTGAGAATTTTGAGTCGGGATTCAGCAATTGTAGATCTGGAAGAACTTGGAATGACTTCCGAAGATTTAGTCCGATACAAGAATGGTATAAAGAAACCAAATGGCATCGTACTGATATCGGGGCCAACCGGTTCCGGTAAGACAACGACCTTGTACGCCACGCTAAAAATATTGAACGATGGCACTTCAAACATACTTACCATAGAGGATCCCATAGAGTACACTCTGGAAGGGATCAACCAAGTGCAATTGAAGGAGAACATCGGCCTTGATTTTGCCAGTTCGTTGCGTACTTTCTTAAGACAGGACCCAGATATTATTATGGTAGGCGAAATTAGGGACGTCAAAACTGCAAATATGGCCATCAGGGCCGCACTTACGGGTCATTTGGTGCTTTCCACCATACATACAAACTCGGCATGGGGTACTGTTTCCAGATTGATTGACATGGGGGTGCCAGCATTCTTGATCGCCAACACCCTTAATATGAGCATTGCCCAGCGTTTGGTTCGAAAACTGTGCAGTTGCTGTAAAAAGAAGATAAAAGTCAATAAAGATACTTTTCCGGCTGATTTTTCCGCTCCCAAAAATCTGAAGCACCATTTTGTTGCAAAAGGGTGCAATGATTGTTATCATACAGGATACAAAGGGCGAAAAGCCATTTACGAAATCCTTGCCATTGATAAGGATTTGGAGATATCTATAAAGGAAAACAAACTGCAAATAGATAGTTATTTAAATCATAATGATATCCCAACGCTAAAAACCAATGCGATTGATTTGGTTGAACATGGCATTACTTCCATTGAAGAGGTCTACTCCTTATTAAGTAGTCGATAAATGAAAAGATCTATAATTATAATATTTTTATTTCTCCATACTGTGATCTTCTCACAATATGATACTAATAGGATTCAGACTATAAAGAATAATCTGGATCTTTTGGCAGCTGATTATCCAGCCTATAACGAAACTTTAAAATTAGAGATAAATGTTTCAAAAGTGACACTGCCTGACTTATTGATTGCCGTTGCCAGAGTTCACAAATTAAACCTAAGTGTTTCCAACAATATCTCCAATATCAATATCGTCAACAATTTTACTGACGTCACTGTTTCAGATCTTCTTATTTTCCTCTGTAAGGAATATGACCTAACAATAGATTTTACTGGAAGTATTCTTTCCGTAAAGCGCTATCTGCCTCCCCCTCCAGAAGTGGTCGAAAAAAAGTTTTTAGTAAAATCGGACCCTTCCACGAATATGGTCAGCTTAGACGTTGATAATATTCCCCTTGAGCAGGTATTCCGGAAAATCATGGCAGTCTTCGGTAAGAACTTGTTATATGCCAACAATCTCAAAGAAAGGCCCTTGAACATTTTTCTGAATAATGTTTCCTTTGATACCGCTATGGAAAAAGTTGCTGAGCTTAATGGACTGGCCCATTCCAAGTCAAGGGACGGGTTTTATCTTTTTAGTGCTTTGGACGAATCAACGGGTAACTCTGGACCAAGACTATTTAAAAAAGGAATACATTATATGGTATTGGATACCGTAAATAAAATCCTTAACGTGGATTTCAATGATTCGCCTATTGTCGAGATTTTAGATGCTCTAAGTCAAGATTTGAAATTGGACGTTTATACCGCCACGCCCTTGGAAAATGCGGGCAAGGTAACTTTTAATGCAAAAAATATTCATTTTGACGATCTGCTGTCCTATATTTTCGAAAGCAAGCAAACTGAAAATATCGGCTTACCATTGGAAAGCGGTCAACGACGTGGCTACCTTAGTAACACTAGTGGCACTAATGAAATCCCAAACAGTGCCAATCCCACCTATTTTACATATAAAAAAGAAAACAATATTTACTTTTTTGGTACAGTAGACCAGTTGAGCCTACGGAAAGTTGAGATTGTTCAGATGATGCACCGATCCGTGGAATTGATGAGTGACCCCCAGTCTTATTCAGGAGGATATCGAAGTGCCGGAAGAACGAATACGGGGAACATAAATTATTTTGGGAATGGCCAAGGTTCTAATTTTCAGGGTGGATCCCAAAACCTTAATAATCAGAGAACGATAAATACAAGGAGCAACAATGGATTTGAAAATTTTCGGAACGGTGCTGAAGCTTTGGTCAACATTTTACCTGATGAAATCAAATCCAATCTCGACGTTAGGGTGGATTTTGAGCTCAATAGCTTCTTGGTAAGCGGTCCCGCAGCAAACATTGAACGTTTTAAAAATTTTATCAAAAAGATTGATAGACCTGTACCCGTAGTTTTAATCGAAGTGATGATTATTGAGGTGAAAAAATCATCTATTGTTGAAACAGGTATCAGTTGGGGCATTGGTGATGAATCTCTGGAAACCAAGGGTAAACTCTTTCCAGAAACAGACCTGACCCTTGGAGCCAAGACCGTGAACAAGGTCATTGGTGGTTTCGATGGATTTGGATCTTTCAATATTGGGAAGGTAGTACCTGATTTTTTCGCTACTATCAAAGCCTTGGAGGAAAATGGGAATATCAAGATTCGTTCTACTCCCAAACTATCTACACTCAATGGACATAGAGCTAACCTTTCCATAGGTGAAACTACATACTATGTGATAACCAATCAGAACTTTTTTGGGTCCCAGATACCTACAACTTCAGAAGTAAGGAATTATGCCCCGATCGATGCCGAGTTGGGAGTAAGTATAAAACCATTGGTTTCCGGTGATGGTCAAGTGACCCTTGAAATCAATGTGGTTCAATCGGATTTTAGTGGAGAGCGTATTGAAGAGGATGCTCCTCCAGGACTGACCTCAAGAGAGTTCAGTTCCATTATACGAATGCAAAACCAGGACTTGGCCATATTAGGGGGACTAGAGGAAAAGATAAAGAATGATTCTGGCAGTGGCGTTCCTCTTTTGGCCCGAATACCTGTTCTCAAGTGGCTTTTTAGTAAAAGGAAACGTGAGGATACCAAACAGAAACTCACGATATTGATCAAACCGACCGTTATCTATTAGACTTGGAAAATTGGATTAA encodes:
- a CDS encoding GspE/PulE family protein, whose translation is MQNNSYKIAPHLQQRISADQAFHYRIVPVGIEGDTLRLKTDSESLQELLTELNIVLNSHVLLEQCQTGEMQQYLTANYRQHAKTEISQLGYSKDFLKRILLEAKGIGSSDIHFEPYEDRCRVRLRMDGKLLEYYTIPIKDYPTMVNKIKIRANLDIAEKRLPQDGRISVNSNGQDFDIRVSSLPTLHGEKLVLRILSRDSAIVDLEELGMTSEDLVRYKNGIKKPNGIVLISGPTGSGKTTTLYATLKILNDGTSNILTIEDPIEYTLEGINQVQLKENIGLDFASSLRTFLRQDPDIIMVGEIRDVKTANMAIRAALTGHLVLSTIHTNSAWGTVSRLIDMGVPAFLIANTLNMSIAQRLVRKLCSCCKKKIKVNKDTFPADFSAPKNLKHHFVAKGCNDCYHTGYKGRKAIYEILAIDKDLEISIKENKLQIDSYLNHNDIPTLKTNAIDLVEHGITSIEEVYSLLSSR
- a CDS encoding type II secretion system protein GspD, whose amino-acid sequence is MKRSIIIIFLFLHTVIFSQYDTNRIQTIKNNLDLLAADYPAYNETLKLEINVSKVTLPDLLIAVARVHKLNLSVSNNISNINIVNNFTDVTVSDLLIFLCKEYDLTIDFTGSILSVKRYLPPPPEVVEKKFLVKSDPSTNMVSLDVDNIPLEQVFRKIMAVFGKNLLYANNLKERPLNIFLNNVSFDTAMEKVAELNGLAHSKSRDGFYLFSALDESTGNSGPRLFKKGIHYMVLDTVNKILNVDFNDSPIVEILDALSQDLKLDVYTATPLENAGKVTFNAKNIHFDDLLSYIFESKQTENIGLPLESGQRRGYLSNTSGTNEIPNSANPTYFTYKKENNIYFFGTVDQLSLRKVEIVQMMHRSVELMSDPQSYSGGYRSAGRTNTGNINYFGNGQGSNFQGGSQNLNNQRTINTRSNNGFENFRNGAEALVNILPDEIKSNLDVRVDFELNSFLVSGPAANIERFKNFIKKIDRPVPVVLIEVMIIEVKKSSIVETGISWGIGDESLETKGKLFPETDLTLGAKTVNKVIGGFDGFGSFNIGKVVPDFFATIKALEENGNIKIRSTPKLSTLNGHRANLSIGETTYYVITNQNFFGSQIPTTSEVRNYAPIDAELGVSIKPLVSGDGQVTLEINVVQSDFSGERIEEDAPPGLTSREFSSIIRMQNQDLAILGGLEEKIKNDSGSGVPLLARIPVLKWLFSKRKREDTKQKLTILIKPTVIY